The segment CGCTGTTGCCGCCGATAAAGCCGGCCACGCTCTGCACCGCCGGGTCCTTGAGCAGCGCGCGGCGGTAGGTTTCCATCTTCGGTTGCATGACGCTGAACGACAGGCCGTCGTCGCCGCGCACAAAGCCCTGCAGCTGGCCGGTGTCCTGCTGCGGCATCAGGGTCTTGGGCACCACCACGTACAGCACGACGTTGAGCACGATGGTGGCCAGCAGGCTGAGCAGGGTCAGCCGGCGATGGCGCAGGGCCCAGCCCAGGCTCTTGTCGTAGCCTGCGACCATGCGCTGGTGAATACCCTCGCTGAAGCGCTGCAGGCGGGTCTGCTCATGGGCACCGTGCACCTTGAGCCAGCGCGAGCAGAGCATCGGGGTGAGGGTGAGCGAGACTACCAGCGAGACAATGATCGCCGCCGCCAGGGTGATCGAGAACTCCATGAACAGCCCGCGCACGATGCCGCCCATGAACAGGATCGAGACGAACACCGCCACCAGCGATACGTTCATCGACAGCAGGGTGAAGCCCACCTCTTTGGCGCCCTTGAACGCCGCGCTGAGTGGGTTTTCGCCGTTCTCGATATGCCGCGAGATGTTCTCCAGCACCACGATGGCGTCGTCCACCACCAGGCCCGTGGCCAAAATCAGCGCCATCAGCGACAGGTTGTTCAGCGAGAAGCCGCACAGGTACATCACGGCAAACGTACCCACCAGCGACACTGGCACGGCAAGGCTTGGGATCAAGGATGCGCGGAAGTTGCCGAGGAACAGGTAAACCACCAGGATCACCAGCACCACAGCGATCAGCAGGGTGTGCTCAGCCTCCTTGAGGGTGGCCTTGATCACCGGCGAGCGGTCCATCGCGATGTCCAGCTTGACGCTGGCCGGCAGCAGCGACTGCAGGGCCGGCAACTGTGCCTTGATCTGCTCGACGGTCTGGATGATGTTGGCCCCGGACTGGCGGTTGACCACCAGCAGCACGGCCGCGTCGTCGTTGAAGAAGCCGCTGTTGTAGCGGTTCTCGACGCCATCGCTGACCTTGGCCACATCGCTCAGGCGCAGGATGGCGCCGTTCTGCTGGCGGATCACCAGCGGCTTGTAGTCCTCGGCCTTTTCCAGCTGGTCGTTGGCGCGCACCTGCCAGTTGCGCTCGTGATCCTCGACAAACCCCATGGGCCGGCGCTGGTTGGCGTTGGCCACGGCCGTGCGCACGTCATCCAGGGCCAGGCCGTACTGGTTGAGCAGTTGTGGCTCCAGCTCGATGCGCACTGCCGGCAGCGAACTGCCGCCGATCTGCACCTCCCCTACCCCGCTGACCTGGGCCAGGCTCTGCGAGAGGATGGTGTCGGCCAGGTCGTACAGCTGCCCCTTGGCCAGCACGTCGCTGGTCAGCGACAGCACCATGATCGGCGCCTGGGACGGGTTTATCTTCTTGTAGGTGGGCATGCTGCGCATGCCGCTGGGCAACAGGTTGCGCGAAGCATTGATGGCCGCCTGCACCTCGCGGGCGGCGCCGTCGATGTCGCGGCCCAGCTCGAAGCCGATGATCACCCGGGTGGAGCCCTGGTTGGAGCTGCTGGTCAGCGTGGTGACCCCGGCGATACTGCCCAGCTTGCGCTCCAGCGGCGTGGCCACG is part of the Pseudomonas fakonensis genome and harbors:
- a CDS encoding efflux RND transporter permease subunit, coding for MNLSGPFIRRPVATMLLSLAIMLLGGVSFNLLPVSPLPQMDFPVIVVSANLAGASPEVMASTVATPLERKLGSIAGVTTLTSSSNQGSTRVIIGFELGRDIDGAAREVQAAINASRNLLPSGMRSMPTYKKINPSQAPIMVLSLTSDVLAKGQLYDLADTILSQSLAQVSGVGEVQIGGSSLPAVRIELEPQLLNQYGLALDDVRTAVANANQRRPMGFVEDHERNWQVRANDQLEKAEDYKPLVIRQQNGAILRLSDVAKVSDGVENRYNSGFFNDDAAVLLVVNRQSGANIIQTVEQIKAQLPALQSLLPASVKLDIAMDRSPVIKATLKEAEHTLLIAVVLVILVVYLFLGNFRASLIPSLAVPVSLVGTFAVMYLCGFSLNNLSLMALILATGLVVDDAIVVLENISRHIENGENPLSAAFKGAKEVGFTLLSMNVSLVAVFVSILFMGGIVRGLFMEFSITLAAAIIVSLVVSLTLTPMLCSRWLKVHGAHEQTRLQRFSEGIHQRMVAGYDKSLGWALRHRRLTLLSLLATIVLNVVLYVVVPKTLMPQQDTGQLQGFVRGDDGLSFSVMQPKMETYRRALLKDPAVQSVAGFIGGNSGTNNAFMLVRLKPIGERKQSAQQVIERLRKEMPKVPGGRLFLMADQDLQLGGGGRDQSTSQYLYTLQSGDLAALREWFPKVVAELRKLPELTAIDARDGAGTQQVTLVVDRDQAKRLGIDMDMVTAVLNNAYSQRQISTIYDSLNQYQVVLEINPKYAWDPSTLEQVQVITADGARVPLSSFARYENSLASDRVSHEGQFASEDINFDVAEGYSPDQAMAALERTVAKVGLPESVIAKLGGTADAFSKTTSGQPLMILGALLLVYLVLGILYESYIHPLTILSTLPSAGVGALLALYLTGGEFSLISLLGLFLLIGVVKKNAILMIDLALQLERNDGLSPEESIRRACLLRLRPILMTTLAAMLGALPLLLSSAEGAEMRKPLGLTILGGLVFSQVLTLYTTPVVYLYLDRLRHRFNRWRGVRTDAALDTPL